A region from the Pelecanus crispus isolate bPelCri1 chromosome 11, bPelCri1.pri, whole genome shotgun sequence genome encodes:
- the LIF gene encoding leukemia inhibitory factor, with the protein MKFMPAGVVPFMALLLLQRRPVAGRALLVTGPGCPGHSLCRSSVQEQTRKQVALLNATAQDLFSLYLKCQGEPFSSETNKLCNPSGVFFPAFRVNRTSERKEVMVAMYKLFAFLNASLGNITRDQEELNPTAKELLDRLHNTTKTTRGLISNLTCLLCKNYNIFQVDVSYGESSKGKSAFKKKQQGCQVLRKYVQVIAQAARVLLPHLSPP; encoded by the exons ATGAAGTTCATGCCGgcag GCGTCGTGCCCTTCatggccctgctcctgctgcagcggCGGCCGGTAGCTGGCCGGGCGCTGCTGGTGAccggccccggctgccctgGTCACAGCTTGTGCCGCTCCAGCGTCCAGGAGCAGACCCGCAAGCAGGTTGCTCTGCTCAACGCCACCGCCCAGGACCTCTTCAGCCTCTAC ctgaagTGCCAGGGAGAGCCATTCAGCAGTGAGACCAACAAGCTCTGCAACCCCAGCGGCgtcttcttccctgctttccGTGTCAACCGGACAAGCGAGAGGAAGGAGGTCATGGTGGCCATGTACAAGCTCTTCGCCTTCCTCAACGCCTCGCTGGGGAATATCACGCGTGACCAGGAGGAGCTCAACCCCACAGCCAAGGAGCTCCTCGACCGGCTCCACAACACCACCAAGACCACCCGGGGCCTCATCTCCAACCTCACCTGCCTCCTCTGCAAGAACTACAACATCTTCCAGGTGGACGTCAGCTACGGGGAGAGCTCCAAGGGAAAGAGTGCCTTcaagaagaagcagcagggctgccaggTGCTCAGGAAGTACGTGCAGGTCATTGCCCAGGCGGCCCGTGTCCTCCTACCTCACCTCAGCCCCCCATGA
- the CASTOR1 gene encoding cytosolic arginine sensor for mTORC1 subunit 1: MDLHILEHRVRVLSLARRGLWLYTHPLLKLLFLPQRCRCKFFSLTETPEDYTIMLDEEGFKELPPSEFMQVADSTWLVLSVVSNGRAPSGCQATGVTKIARSVIAPLAEHHVSVLMLSTYQTDFILVRERDLPVVIHTLAGEFDIYKEESGECVPVTCDDVSNGFLKPKPAASPTLHPVQSPQTRFCVLTVAPDTLPAIATMLIDVLFYSHSPPREAGAGSQDLDSITFFAFSLIEGYISIVMDAETQKRFPSDLLLTSSTGELWRMVRIGGQPLGFDECGIVAQIAEPLAAADISAYYISTFNFDHALVPEEGITEVIELLQQRQESSR, translated from the exons aTGGACCTGCACATCCTGGAGCACCGGGTGCGGGTGCTGAGCCTGGCCCGCCGCGGGCTCTGGCTCTACACCCACCCGCTGCTCAAGCTGCTCTTCCTGCCCCAGCGCTGCAG GTGCAAGTTCTTCAGCCTGACGGAGACCCCCGAGGACTACACCATCATGCTGGACGAGGAGGGCTTCAAAG AGCTGCCGCCCTCCGAGTTCATGCAGGTGGCGGATTCGACCTGGCTGGTGCTCAGCGTGGTCTCCAATGGCCGGGCACCCTCCGGCTGCCAGGCCACTGGTGTCACCAAGATCGCCAGGTCGGTCATCGCGCCGCTGGCTGAGCACCACGTCTCGGTGCTGATGCTCTCCACCTACCAGACTGACTTCATCCTG GTGCGGGAGCGGGATCTGCCGGTGGTGATCCACACGCTGGCGGGGGAGTTTGACATCTACAAGGAGGAGAGTGGCGAGTGTGTCCCTGTCACCTGCGACGACGTGAGCAATGGCTTCCTCAAGCCCAAGCCGG CCGCCAGCCCCACGCTGCACCCCGTGCAGAGCCCCCAGACCCGCTTCTGCGTCCTGACCGTGGCCCCCGACACACTGCCCGCCATTGCCACCATGCTCATCGACGTCCTCTTCTACTCCCACAG CCCCCCGAGAGAGGCTGGCGCCGGCAGCCAGGACCTCGACTCCATCACCTTCTTTGCCTTCTCCCTCATTGAGGGCTACATCTCCATCGTGATGGATGCAGAAACCCAGAAGCG GTTCCCGAGCGACCTGCTGCTGACCAGCTCAACGGGGGAGCTGTGGCGGATGGTGCGGATCGGCGGGCAGCCCCTGGGCTTTG ATGAGTGCGGCATTGTGGCACAAATCGCAGAGCCGCTGGCCGCCGCCGACATATCAGCATATTACATCAGCACCTTCAACTTCGATCACGCCTTG GTTCCCGAGGAAGGCATCACCGAGGTCAtcgagctgctgcagcagcgccaggagagcagcagatAG